Part of the Methylophaga nitratireducenticrescens genome is shown below.
GAACACTATTGCTGCCTTTAGAGGCTATCCGGTGGCATTAATAACTGATCAGGGACCAGAATTTACCGGAAAAGCGCTTGACCAGTGGGCATATGAAAATGGTGTTGAATTGAAGCTAATACAACCAGGAAAGCCATGCAAAATGGTTATATCGAGAGTTTCAACGGTAAGTTTCGGGATGAATGTTTAAATAAGCACTGGTTTAGTGATCTGGCCCATGCCAGAGAGCTGATCAATCAATGGCGAATTGACTACAATGAAAACCGGCCACATTCGTCACTTGGCTATCAAACGTCATTGGAGTTTGCTACAGCCCCTTCGCCAAATTGATTGAAAACCACGGGTATTACTTAGCTGAAGTTGGATTAGGTGTTGGAGGTGCTCACAAGTCTATAGTGAGCAATTGGTGATAGGCCTTTGATCTCCAAACAGCAAAATCGACAATATGTTGTGTTACCTTATGGACTACTTTCTTCCTGACAACAGACTATCAATGCCTCATGCAATAAAACAAACCCTGCTGGTATTCATGTTGTTGCTGGGGATGACAATCCTCTGGCGATTCCTAGCTGATGCTGGCTATTTAAATGAAGCTGCATTGCTGAACCACACCGCATATATAAGACAGTTTGAGTATTCCCTGTGGAGTTTGATTGGTATCACTTTATTGTATGTGGCATTGCTGGCGATTATGTTTCCACTGACCATTCTGGTGGTCACAACCGGAATGCTTTTTAGTACGGAATGGGCAATATTCTGTGCCACATTGGCTACATTAAGCTCTTCAGCAACAGGCTATATTGTTGGACATTGGGTTGGGCGTGAAACCATCGAAAAACATGGTGGCGAAATGGTTCGTAGAGCAGAAAAGTATATCCAGCAAAATAGTTTCAATAGTATGGTATTGATTAATCTCTTGCCCGTTGCCCCATTTACCATGACCAACATGCTCGCCGGTGCTTTCCGGCTCGATTTTCCCCGCTACATGCTAGGCTCAGCAGTGGGCATTATCCCCGGTTTGATATTAGTGATTGCATTTGGTGGGCAGTTGAGCAAGCTGATCGTTGCAAATGAAAACGGATTACCTTGGTCAGCCATCCTAATCGCGATTTCACTGGTTATTGTATTGGTTGGATTGCTAGTTTATTTGCACAAGCGCTTTAATAGATAACCAAAAACAAACGGCTATCAAGAAGATGATCGATGATAGGTTGCTAAGACTTCACCATAAAATTTATCAATATTCTGGGCAAAAATGTCACAGTCGTGTTGGCGTGCAAATTCGATAGCTTGTTTTGAAAGTTTTTCTCGTAAAACGTTATCTTCGATGAGTAATTTAAGTTTGCTATTCCACAGTTCAATATCATCTAGCGTTTTAAAACCTGTTTGCCCCTCAACTATTGCATCATCAATTCCACTTGAACGAATGGCAACAACCGGTAGACCGGCTGACATAGCCTCTAAAATCACCATGCCTTGTGTTTCAGACTTTGAAGCAAAGACGAAGATGTCTGCCATTTGATAATAGCCAGGGATATTTTCAGGTGAAACAGCGCCAACAAGCTGGATGCTTTTTTGCAGACCTGTCTCGGTAATTCGGTTTTCGAGATAGTGACGATCATCGCCTTCCCCAACAATTACCAATTCAACGTGATTTTGAGTTTGTTGATCCAGGCTGGCAATTGCATCAATAAGAAACTTCACATTTTTTTCTTTGCCAAGACGTGAAACGCTTACAAGCACCAGTTGTTTTTGTTCAATGCCGAGTTGTTTTTTTAATGCT
Proteins encoded:
- a CDS encoding TVP38/TMEM64 family protein, which translates into the protein MPHAIKQTLLVFMLLLGMTILWRFLADAGYLNEAALLNHTAYIRQFEYSLWSLIGITLLYVALLAIMFPLTILVVTTGMLFSTEWAIFCATLATLSSSATGYIVGHWVGRETIEKHGGEMVRRAEKYIQQNSFNSMVLINLLPVAPFTMTNMLAGAFRLDFPRYMLGSAVGIIPGLILVIAFGGQLSKLIVANENGLPWSAILIAISLVIVLVGLLVYLHKRFNR